A region from the Gammaproteobacteria bacterium genome encodes:
- a CDS encoding ammonia-forming cytochrome c nitrite reductase subunit c552: MLQKKWVHVATGLLFLAGGAGSAWAADKPAPTQTVPAASSGAVKPVQEEVCYGCHVQIKEMHVAGKHASINCAFCHTGSEEHIAKGPMSKPVTLTGHSVCGTCHADQYGSFLEMQLKSAARIEKASFGSRSPMFDKLIQGHGFAFEHCEPRQHVFMLMDHLIVDRAYGGRFQLKNWTEVTNTNAASKDLWSILVDVEPSTDEQKKFLPYSATAANPVCLTCKTQDHILKWKYMGDPDPRAKWDRTSKTVAFARDLKHGLNCFYCHDPHSTAPRVVRDGLIQAVVDRGLGTYPYDKAKSEKSQIKKVMFRDFRAIGLLSRPDSNVMCAQCHVEYNCNPGFDTRTGEYSVKMDSQLTNFFPWANMLDYKATMDKVFFRDFKHAVTGALITKMQHPEAETNWGSKHERAGVECKDCHMPKVKSGLQGKTYTWHGQRSAKYQLHDTCSKCHAWTEEEAEYQIDNIQNMINGKIIKAEFWISQFIDAFAKAKAACVDEETLKKARDMHETMHPLWEWWTAENSVGFHNPAIARESLSKAITLAQDGMKMLNEAAAKASKCAVAAK, encoded by the coding sequence ATGCTACAAAAGAAGTGGGTGCACGTGGCGACGGGCCTGCTTTTCCTCGCCGGCGGCGCAGGGAGCGCCTGGGCGGCGGATAAGCCGGCACCGACACAGACGGTTCCCGCGGCGAGTTCCGGGGCCGTCAAGCCCGTGCAGGAAGAGGTTTGCTACGGGTGTCACGTCCAGATCAAAGAGATGCACGTTGCCGGCAAGCACGCCAGCATCAACTGCGCGTTCTGCCACACGGGAAGTGAGGAGCACATCGCCAAGGGGCCGATGTCCAAGCCGGTCACCCTCACGGGTCACTCCGTGTGCGGCACCTGCCACGCGGACCAGTACGGCTCCTTCCTCGAGATGCAGCTGAAGTCCGCGGCGCGCATCGAGAAGGCTTCCTTCGGAAGCCGGTCGCCGATGTTCGACAAGCTGATCCAGGGCCACGGCTTCGCGTTCGAGCACTGCGAGCCGCGCCAGCACGTGTTCATGTTGATGGATCACCTGATCGTAGACCGCGCCTACGGCGGCCGGTTCCAGCTGAAGAACTGGACCGAGGTCACCAACACGAACGCGGCCTCCAAGGACCTGTGGTCGATCCTGGTGGACGTGGAGCCCTCCACCGACGAGCAGAAGAAGTTCCTCCCGTACTCGGCGACGGCGGCGAACCCGGTCTGCTTGACCTGCAAGACCCAGGACCACATCCTGAAGTGGAAGTACATGGGCGACCCCGATCCTCGCGCCAAGTGGGATCGCACGTCCAAGACGGTGGCCTTCGCGCGTGACCTGAAGCACGGCCTGAACTGCTTCTACTGCCACGACCCGCACTCGACCGCGCCGCGCGTCGTTCGCGACGGCCTGATCCAGGCGGTGGTGGACCGCGGCCTCGGGACCTACCCCTACGACAAGGCGAAGAGCGAGAAGAGCCAGATCAAGAAGGTCATGTTCCGGGACTTCCGGGCCATCGGCCTCCTGAGCCGGCCCGACTCCAACGTCATGTGCGCCCAGTGCCACGTGGAGTACAACTGCAACCCGGGCTTCGACACCCGGACCGGCGAGTACTCCGTGAAGATGGACAGCCAGCTGACCAACTTCTTCCCGTGGGCCAACATGCTGGACTACAAGGCGACCATGGACAAGGTCTTCTTCCGCGACTTCAAGCATGCGGTGACCGGCGCCCTGATCACCAAGATGCAGCACCCGGAGGCCGAGACCAACTGGGGCAGCAAGCACGAGCGTGCGGGTGTGGAGTGCAAGGACTGCCACATGCCGAAGGTGAAATCGGGCCTGCAGGGCAAGACCTACACTTGGCACGGTCAGCGGAGCGCGAAGTACCAGCTCCACGACACCTGCTCCAAGTGCCATGCCTGGACCGAGGAAGAGGCCGAGTATCAGATCGACAACATCCAGAACATGATCAACGGAAAGATCATCAAGGCGGAGTTCTGGATCTCGCAGTTCATCGATGCCTTCGCGAAGGCCAAGGCCGCGTGCGTGGACGAGGAGACCCTGAAGAAGGCTCGCGACATGCACGAGACCATGCATCCGCTCTGGGAGTGGTGGACTGCCGAGAACTCGGTGGGCTTCCACAACCCGGCGATCGCGCGTGAGTCCCTGTCGAAGGCGATCACGCTGGCCCAGGACGGCATGAAGATGCTGAACGAGGCCGCTGCGAAGGCGTCGAAGTGCGCCGTGGCTGCGAAGTAA
- a CDS encoding heme lyase CcmF/NrfE family subunit, with protein MIPELGHFALVLALVLAAVQGLVPLAGAARGDSLWMGMARPVAVGQFAFVALAFAALAYAFLVNDFSVENVAHNSYSKLPAIYRFTALWGSHEGSLLLWTLFLAGWTAAVGLVGRQLPRDLLARVIGVMGLVSTGFLLFLLTTSSPFRRLSPVPMEGADLHPLLQDPGMVVHPPMLYLGYVGFSVAFAFAVAALIAGRLDAAWARWARPWTTAAWVCLTAGLALGSWWAYYELGWGGWWFWDPTENAALMPWLSGTALVHSLAVVHKRGSLRVWTLLLSITTFALSLLGTFLVRSGVLSSVHAFAIDPARGVFILTLLTLVVGGPLLLFALRAHRLAGARGFAPLSRESLLLAGNVLLLTAAAFVLLGTVYPLVLDALGFGKVSVGPPYFEAVFVPVALPFLLLLGLGPLTLWGEDRPGALWRRVRGAAFLSVAIALGAGLALHIWRPLPGVGLGLAAWIAVTTLASVLARWRAAPGGPFARTAAPPASFYGMTLAHLGVAVAVIGVSLVGGLASERHVRMAPGDTVSLGGYTLLFYGVARVDGPNYVAAQAAVEVTGAGRESHLLRPEKRVYSASEMTMTEAAIDSRPSHDLYVSLGQSLGNGAWSVSVYLKPFVSWIWGGALLAVLGGLVTLAGRRGRAGPVMGVFLAASLAAGASFAPDAGAREAQPLAEDPVSEARLVRLAQELRCVVCQNESLAGSRADLAEDLRREIRDLMRAGHSDEEVVEFLVQRYGDFVLYRPRVKPETWLLWFGPAVIAASAIAGLLAYLRRARATNVPPAEGATSPAQPESLPLDPESHPS; from the coding sequence ATGATTCCCGAACTCGGCCACTTCGCCCTGGTTCTCGCGCTGGTCCTGGCGGCGGTCCAGGGGCTCGTGCCGCTGGCCGGTGCCGCCCGCGGCGATTCGCTCTGGATGGGGATGGCCCGGCCGGTCGCCGTGGGGCAGTTCGCGTTCGTCGCGCTCGCCTTCGCCGCGCTCGCCTACGCCTTCCTGGTCAACGACTTCTCGGTGGAGAACGTCGCCCACAACTCGTATTCGAAGCTCCCGGCCATCTACCGTTTCACGGCCCTCTGGGGGTCCCACGAGGGGTCGCTCCTCCTGTGGACCCTGTTCCTCGCGGGGTGGACGGCCGCGGTGGGCCTCGTCGGCCGGCAACTCCCACGCGACCTCCTGGCACGGGTCATCGGGGTCATGGGGCTCGTCAGCACCGGCTTCCTGCTCTTCCTGCTGACGACCTCGAGCCCCTTCCGCCGTCTCTCCCCGGTGCCCATGGAGGGCGCCGACCTGCACCCACTGCTTCAGGACCCGGGTATGGTGGTGCATCCGCCCATGCTGTACCTGGGTTACGTCGGTTTTTCGGTCGCCTTCGCCTTCGCGGTCGCCGCACTGATCGCCGGCCGGCTCGACGCGGCGTGGGCCCGCTGGGCGCGGCCCTGGACCACCGCGGCCTGGGTTTGCCTCACCGCGGGGCTTGCGCTCGGCAGTTGGTGGGCCTACTACGAGCTGGGCTGGGGTGGGTGGTGGTTCTGGGACCCCACGGAGAACGCCGCGCTGATGCCCTGGCTCTCCGGGACCGCCCTGGTGCACTCGCTGGCGGTGGTGCACAAGCGAGGGTCGCTCCGGGTCTGGACCCTGCTGCTCTCGATCACCACGTTCGCCCTGAGCCTCCTCGGCACCTTCCTGGTGCGCTCCGGGGTGCTGTCCTCCGTGCACGCCTTCGCCATCGACCCCGCCCGGGGCGTGTTCATCCTGACCCTGCTGACCCTCGTGGTCGGTGGCCCCCTGCTGCTCTTCGCCCTGCGCGCGCACCGCCTTGCCGGGGCCCGCGGCTTCGCCCCGCTGTCCCGGGAGTCGCTCCTGCTCGCGGGCAACGTGCTGCTGCTCACCGCCGCCGCCTTCGTGCTGCTCGGGACCGTCTACCCCCTGGTCCTCGACGCCCTCGGTTTCGGCAAGGTCTCCGTGGGGCCCCCGTACTTCGAGGCGGTCTTCGTGCCGGTGGCCCTGCCGTTCCTCCTGTTGCTGGGACTGGGACCCCTGACCCTCTGGGGCGAGGACAGGCCGGGTGCTCTGTGGCGGAGGGTTCGTGGCGCGGCGTTCCTGAGTGTGGCCATCGCGCTCGGGGCGGGCCTCGCGCTCCACATCTGGCGTCCCCTGCCCGGGGTCGGTCTGGGGCTCGCGGCCTGGATCGCGGTGACGACCCTCGCCAGCGTGCTGGCGCGCTGGCGTGCCGCCCCCGGCGGGCCGTTCGCGCGGACCGCGGCGCCGCCCGCGAGCTTCTACGGCATGACGCTCGCGCACCTGGGCGTGGCCGTGGCCGTGATCGGCGTCAGTCTCGTCGGTGGCCTCGCCTCCGAGCGCCACGTCCGGATGGCCCCCGGGGACACCGTCAGCCTCGGCGGCTACACCCTGCTCTTTTACGGCGTGGCCCGCGTGGACGGCCCGAATTACGTGGCGGCGCAGGCCGCGGTCGAGGTGACGGGGGCCGGGCGGGAGTCCCACCTCCTGCGTCCCGAGAAGAGGGTCTACAGCGCCTCGGAGATGACCATGACCGAGGCCGCGATCGACTCGCGCCCCAGCCACGACCTCTATGTCTCCCTGGGTCAGTCGCTCGGCAACGGGGCGTGGAGCGTCAGCGTGTACCTGAAGCCGTTCGTGTCCTGGATCTGGGGCGGTGCGCTGCTCGCCGTCCTGGGCGGGCTGGTGACCCTGGCGGGCCGGCGGGGCCGGGCGGGCCCCGTGATGGGGGTGTTCCTGGCCGCCTCGCTTGCGGCGGGGGCGTCCTTCGCGCCGGACGCAGGGGCCCGCGAGGCCCAGCCGCTTGCCGAGGACCCGGTGAGCGAGGCACGCCTCGTGCGGCTCGCCCAGGAGCTGCGCTGCGTGGTGTGCCAGAACGAATCCCTCGCCGGCTCGCGGGCCGACCTCGCCGAGGACCTGCGCCGCGAGATCCGCGACCTGATGCGCGCCGGGCACTCGGACGAGGAGGTCGTCGAGTTCCTGGTCCAGCGCTACGGTGATTTCGTGCTGTACCGTCCCCGGGTCAAGCCGGAGACGTGGCTGTTGTGGTTCGGACCGGCAGTGATTGCGGCCTCGGCAATCGCCGGCCTGCTCGCGTACCTGCGTCGTGCCAGGGCCACGAACGTGCCCCCCGCCGAGGGGGCGACCTCGCCGGCGCAGCCGGAATCCCTTCCCCTCGACCCGGAGTCACACCCCTCATGA